Proteins from a genomic interval of Papaver somniferum cultivar HN1 chromosome 4, ASM357369v1, whole genome shotgun sequence:
- the LOC113274890 gene encoding elicitor-responsive protein 3-like: MPSGTLDVVLISAKGLENTDYLCNMDPYAVLTLRTQEKKSSVAAGKGSDPEWNESFVFTVSEGASELVIKLLDSDAGTEDDLVGEATIPLEPVFEGGSVPEAVYNVVKDQEYCGEIKLSLVFRSEESRGVGEEEETYGGWNQS, from the exons ATGCCTTCAGGAACATTGGATGTAGTTTTGATCAGTGCTAAAGGTCTTGAAAACACTGATTATCTAT GTAACATGGATCCATATGCTGTCCTAACATTGCGAACTCAGGAAAAGAAAAGCAGTGTTGCTgcag GGAAAGGTTCTGACCCAGAATGGAATGAAAGCTTTGTCTTTACTGTCTCAGAAGGCGCATCCGAGCTTGTTATCAAACTATTGGATAGTGATGCTGGTACTGAGGATGATCTTGTTGGAGAAGCAAC CATTCCTCTGGAACCGGTGTTTGAAGGAGGAAGTGTGCCAGAAGCTGTTTACAATGTGGTGAAGGACCAGGAATATTGTGGGGAGATTAAACTCAGCCTTGTATTCAGATCTGAGGAG AGCAGGGGAGTTGGTGAAGAGGAAGAGACTTATGGAGGCTGGAATCAGTCTTGA
- the LOC113274889 gene encoding methyl-CpG-binding domain-containing protein 13-like isoform X2, with the protein MGDAPDFLPKGWIMETRPKQNGTTYKVYIAPSSGLKFQSKKKVFEYLNNEDLSKRSSSSKRGAASKLARKTEESPDYLPKGWIVEIRPKQNGDTYKRYIAPSGQKFNARKKVFEFLNIEDPSNSSRSSERGSDVSTSQATTPCKDTGDALPAGWVSGVKVRKSDKSRKDSYYIDPVTGYIFHSRKDVFRYLATGEIGIHASKPNNGVSDTVQLTDEDDSPSNTAKRRKVEDSTVTRCLFTGQSTNGMTVDSNQMQDPPAIKEEPISNEMTVDSNQMQDPPAIKEEPISNHASVQETVSPDNSKKGRVLRSGKTLDTVLPAPGISADSNDSKKGQMLRSGKTHVTASLDDSKKGRMLRSGKTFVATLPASEISPDSDDSKKGKLLCSGQTLGTALPAPEISPDSDDSEKGGLLCSGKTLGKALPAPEISPDSDDSKKGQLLCSGQTPGTAIPAPEIPPDSYDSKKGRLLRSGKTHGTALPAPKISPDSNDLNKGRLLRCGKTLGTASLAQENSPKKQLKEIKCRVGKRQNKRNHVKTSKTKEESGSPLQASKRLSGVEVEPMLDLEIGSRKSVVASLREVTRGKATNSNHQVLEPVDQIGSALEPKTAIRGRESRGVQMECEKANQKDGDTKKTHELVEPKILTRGMESGGLQCEKARHKDGDTEKTNLLEDQIGSLEPKFVTRGKGSGEVRLERENTSRKVGGAEMIDGLVDRIGSASEPKSLTSGKKSGKVQLDCKRTNHIDGNTENTHELVNGIGFALEPKTITEGVYSGEVQLECEKAIHTDRVTEKISEKPACLMDLPFGDIWRDPCLEFAVKTLIGETKILSGGKENGETLLECKQEIHKDRGMEKTIEKPECSMNLPFGDSWPDPCLEFAFKTLTGDPQILPNESGEVQLECGKAIHQNRDMEKINEKPECSMSLPFEDIWRDPCLEFAFKTLTGDSKTISAGKESGEDKLDCEKAIGKDKDTEKTNGKPECSMNSLFGNSWPDPCLEFAFETLTGGSKTIFVGNGSVEVQSQCEKATCTARDMEKTKEKPECSLNLPFGDSWPDPCLEFAIKTLTGDFPMEGDLTIQDYFHPSQTPNTRDNGVNGSCQISNQFRFDPPEKSASQLQLQKSPGFSAQGNANRSTYGAKNGFQQKHIAGNGQNSINR; encoded by the exons ATGGGGGACGCACCAGACTTCTTACCGAAGGGTTGGATTATGGAAACCAGACCGAAACAAAATGGTACTACATATAAG GTTTACATTGCTCCATCCTCCGGGTTGAAGTTCCAGTCCAAGAAAAAAGTGTTTGAGTATCTTAACAATGAAGATCTCAGCAAAAGATCAAGTTCAAGTAAAAGAGGCGCTGCAAGCAAA CTTGCGAGGAAAACAGAGGAATCACCTGATTACTTGCCAAAAGGTTGGATAGTGGAAATCAGACCGAAACAAAATGGTGATACATATAAG CGGTACATTGCTCCATCCGGGCAGAAGTTCAACGCCAGGAAAAAAGTGTTTGAGTTTCTCAACATTGAAGATCCCAGCAACAGCTCAAGATCAAGTGAAAGAGGCTCTGATGTGTCCACAAGCCAA GCTACAACTCCATGCAAAGATACAGGGGACGCGTTACCAGCCGGATGGGTCTCAGGAGTGAAAGTCAGAAAGTCGGACAAATCCAGAAAAGACTCG TATTACATAGATCCTGTAACCGGATACATTTTCCACTCAAGAAAGGATGTTTTTCGCTATCTAGCTACAGGGGAGATTGGAATACatgcatcaaaaccaaataatggAGTCTCCGACACCGTGCAGCTAACAGATGAGGACGACTCT CCATCAAATACAGCCAAACGGCGGAAAGTAGAAGACAGTACAGTGACAAGATGCCTTTTCACAGGCCAGAGTACAAATGGGATGACAGTGGACAGTAACCAGATGCAAGACCCACCTGCGATTAAGGAAGAGCCAATCTCGAATGAAATGACAGTGGACAGCAACCAGATGCAAGACCCACCTGCAATTAAGGAAGAACCAATCTCGAATCATGCCTCAGTTCAAG AAACTGTTAGTCCCGATAATTCGAAGAAAGGCCGAGTGCTACGTTCTGGAAAAACCCTTGATACAGTATTACCTGCACCAGGGATCTCTGCGGACTCCAATGATTCAAAGAAAGGCCAAATGCTACGTTCAGGAAAAACCCATGTTACAGCTTCACTTGATGATTCAAAGAAAGGCCGAATGCTACGTTCTGGAAAGACCTTTGTGGCAACTTTACCTGCATCAGAGATCTCTCCAGACTCCGACGATTCAAAGAAAGGGAAACTGCTATGTTCTGGACAAACCCTTGGTACAGCTTTACCTGCACCAGAGATCTCTCCAGACTCTGATGATTCAGAGAAAGGCGGACTGCTATGTTCTGGAAAAACCCTTGGCAAAGCTTTACCTGCACCGGAGATCTCTCCTGATTCCGATGATTCAAAGAAAGGACAACTGCTATGTTCTGGACAAACCCCTGGTACAGCTATACCTGCACCAGAGATTCCTCCAGACTCCTATGATTCAAAGAAAGGCCGCCTGCTACGTTCTGGAAAAACCCATGGTACAGCTTTACCTGCACCAAAGATCTCTCCAGACTCCAATGATTTAAATAAAGGCCGACTGCTACGTTGTGGAAAAACCCTTGGTACAGCTTCACTTGCTCAAGAGAACTCTCCGAAGAAGCAACTGAAGGAAATTAAATGCAGGGTCggaaaaagacaaaacaaaagaaatcatgttaaaactagCAAAACTAAAGAAGAATCCGGTTCCCCTCTCCAGGCTTCTAAACGACTGTCTGGAGTTGAAGTTGAACCCATGCTTGACTTGGAAATTGGCAGTCGAAAGAGTGTGGTGGCATCTTTACGTGAAGTAACTAGAGGTAAAGCAACTAATTCCAATCATCAGGTACTAGAGCCTGTAGACCAAATTGGTTCTGCTTTGGAGCCGAAAACCGCAATCAGAGGTAGGGAAAGTAGAGGAGTTCAGATGGAGTGTGAAAAAGCGAACCAGAAAGATGGAGACACAAAGAAGACTCACGAGCTGGTAGAGCCTAAAATCTTAACCAGAGGTATGGAAAGTGGAGGATTGCAGTGTGAAAAGGCAAGACATAAAGATGGAGACACTGAGAAGACCAATTTGCTGGAAGACCAAATTGGTTCTTTGGAACCCAAATTTGTAACTAGAGGTAAGGGAAGTGGTGAAGTTCGATTAGAGCGTGAAAACACAAGCCGTAAAGTTGGAGGTGCGGAGATGATCGATGGGCTGGTAGACCGAATTGGTTCTGCTTCGGAACCCAAATCCTTAACTAGTGGTAAAAAAAGTGGAAAAGTTCAGTTAGACTGTAAAAGAACAAATCATATAGATGGAAATACGGAAAATACTCATGAGCTGGTAAACGGAATTGGTTTTGCTTTGGAGCCCAAAACCATAACTGAAGGTGTGTACAGTGGAGAAGTGCAATTGGAGTGTGAAAAAGCAATCCATACAGATAGAGTCACGGAGAAGATCAGTGAGAAACCAGCTTGTTTGATGGACTTGCCATTTGGAGATATCTGGCGTGATCCATGCTTGGAATTTGCAGTCAAAACTCTTATAGGAGAAACCAAAATCCTAAGTGGCGGCAAGGAAAATGGAGAAACTCTGTTGGAGTGTAAACAAGAGATCCATAAAGATAGAGGCATGGAGAAGACTATTGAGAAACCAGAATGTTCGATGAACTTGCCATTTGGAGATTCCTGGCCAGATCCATGCTTGGAGTTTGCATTCAAAACTCTTACAGGGGATCCCCAAATCTTACCTAATGAAAGTGGAGAAGTTCAGCTGGAGTGTGGAAAGGCGATCCATCAAAATAGAGACATGGAGAAGATCAATGAGAAACCAGAATGTTCAATGAGCTTGCCATTTGAAGATATCTGGCGTGATCCATGCTTGGAATTTGCATTCAAAACTCTTACGGGGGATTCCAAAACCATATCTGCAGGTAAGGAAAGTGGAGAAGATAAGTTGGATTGTGAAAAGGCAATAGGTAAAGATAAAGACACAGAGAAGACCAATGGAAAACCAGAATGTTCGATGAACTCGCTATTTGGAAATTCCTGGCCTGATCCGTGCTTAGAATTCGCATTTGAAACACTTACAGGGGGATCCAAAACCATATTTGTAGGTAATGGAAGTGTTGAAGTCCAGTCACAGTGTGAAAAAGCAACCTGCACAGCTAGAGACATGGAGAAGACCAAAGAGAAACCAGAATGTTCGTTGAACTTGCCATTTGGCGATTCCTGGCCTGATCCATGCTTAGAGTTTGCAATCAAAACGCTTACAGGGGATTTTCCCATGGAAGGTGATTTGACAATTCAAGATTATTTCCATCCAAGTCAAACCCCAAATACAAGAGACAATGGAGTAAATGGGTCTTGCCAAATTAGCAATCAGTTCAGGTTTGATCCACCTGAAAAGTCAGCGTCCCAGCTTCAGTTGCAGAAGAGTCCAGGGTTTTCAGCTCAAGGTAATGCAAATAGGTCAACTTATGGAGCAAAGAATGGGTTCCAGCAAAAACATATTGCTGGTAATGGACAAAACTCCATAAACAGGTAA
- the LOC113274889 gene encoding methyl-CpG-binding domain-containing protein 13-like isoform X1, whose protein sequence is MGDAPDFLPKGWIMETRPKQNGTTYKVYIAPSSGLKFQSKKKVFEYLNNEDLSKRSSSSKRGAASKLARKTEESPDYLPKGWIVEIRPKQNGDTYKRYIAPSGQKFNARKKVFEFLNIEDPSNSSRSSERGSDVSTSQATTPCKDTGDALPAGWVSGVKVRKSDKSRKDSYYIDPVTGYIFHSRKDVFRYLATGEIGIHASKPNNGVSDTVQLTDEDDSPSNTAKRRKVEDSTVTRCLFTGQSTNGMTVDSNQMQDPPAIKEEPISNEMTVDSNQMQDPPAIKEEPISNHASVQGSETVSPDNSKKGRVLRSGKTLDTVLPAPGISADSNDSKKGQMLRSGKTHVTASLDDSKKGRMLRSGKTFVATLPASEISPDSDDSKKGKLLCSGQTLGTALPAPEISPDSDDSEKGGLLCSGKTLGKALPAPEISPDSDDSKKGQLLCSGQTPGTAIPAPEIPPDSYDSKKGRLLRSGKTHGTALPAPKISPDSNDLNKGRLLRCGKTLGTASLAQENSPKKQLKEIKCRVGKRQNKRNHVKTSKTKEESGSPLQASKRLSGVEVEPMLDLEIGSRKSVVASLREVTRGKATNSNHQVLEPVDQIGSALEPKTAIRGRESRGVQMECEKANQKDGDTKKTHELVEPKILTRGMESGGLQCEKARHKDGDTEKTNLLEDQIGSLEPKFVTRGKGSGEVRLERENTSRKVGGAEMIDGLVDRIGSASEPKSLTSGKKSGKVQLDCKRTNHIDGNTENTHELVNGIGFALEPKTITEGVYSGEVQLECEKAIHTDRVTEKISEKPACLMDLPFGDIWRDPCLEFAVKTLIGETKILSGGKENGETLLECKQEIHKDRGMEKTIEKPECSMNLPFGDSWPDPCLEFAFKTLTGDPQILPNESGEVQLECGKAIHQNRDMEKINEKPECSMSLPFEDIWRDPCLEFAFKTLTGDSKTISAGKESGEDKLDCEKAIGKDKDTEKTNGKPECSMNSLFGNSWPDPCLEFAFETLTGGSKTIFVGNGSVEVQSQCEKATCTARDMEKTKEKPECSLNLPFGDSWPDPCLEFAIKTLTGDFPMEGDLTIQDYFHPSQTPNTRDNGVNGSCQISNQFRFDPPEKSASQLQLQKSPGFSAQGNANRSTYGAKNGFQQKHIAGNGQNSINR, encoded by the exons ATGGGGGACGCACCAGACTTCTTACCGAAGGGTTGGATTATGGAAACCAGACCGAAACAAAATGGTACTACATATAAG GTTTACATTGCTCCATCCTCCGGGTTGAAGTTCCAGTCCAAGAAAAAAGTGTTTGAGTATCTTAACAATGAAGATCTCAGCAAAAGATCAAGTTCAAGTAAAAGAGGCGCTGCAAGCAAA CTTGCGAGGAAAACAGAGGAATCACCTGATTACTTGCCAAAAGGTTGGATAGTGGAAATCAGACCGAAACAAAATGGTGATACATATAAG CGGTACATTGCTCCATCCGGGCAGAAGTTCAACGCCAGGAAAAAAGTGTTTGAGTTTCTCAACATTGAAGATCCCAGCAACAGCTCAAGATCAAGTGAAAGAGGCTCTGATGTGTCCACAAGCCAA GCTACAACTCCATGCAAAGATACAGGGGACGCGTTACCAGCCGGATGGGTCTCAGGAGTGAAAGTCAGAAAGTCGGACAAATCCAGAAAAGACTCG TATTACATAGATCCTGTAACCGGATACATTTTCCACTCAAGAAAGGATGTTTTTCGCTATCTAGCTACAGGGGAGATTGGAATACatgcatcaaaaccaaataatggAGTCTCCGACACCGTGCAGCTAACAGATGAGGACGACTCT CCATCAAATACAGCCAAACGGCGGAAAGTAGAAGACAGTACAGTGACAAGATGCCTTTTCACAGGCCAGAGTACAAATGGGATGACAGTGGACAGTAACCAGATGCAAGACCCACCTGCGATTAAGGAAGAGCCAATCTCGAATGAAATGACAGTGGACAGCAACCAGATGCAAGACCCACCTGCAATTAAGGAAGAACCAATCTCGAATCATGCCTCAGTTCAAG GTTCAGAAACTGTTAGTCCCGATAATTCGAAGAAAGGCCGAGTGCTACGTTCTGGAAAAACCCTTGATACAGTATTACCTGCACCAGGGATCTCTGCGGACTCCAATGATTCAAAGAAAGGCCAAATGCTACGTTCAGGAAAAACCCATGTTACAGCTTCACTTGATGATTCAAAGAAAGGCCGAATGCTACGTTCTGGAAAGACCTTTGTGGCAACTTTACCTGCATCAGAGATCTCTCCAGACTCCGACGATTCAAAGAAAGGGAAACTGCTATGTTCTGGACAAACCCTTGGTACAGCTTTACCTGCACCAGAGATCTCTCCAGACTCTGATGATTCAGAGAAAGGCGGACTGCTATGTTCTGGAAAAACCCTTGGCAAAGCTTTACCTGCACCGGAGATCTCTCCTGATTCCGATGATTCAAAGAAAGGACAACTGCTATGTTCTGGACAAACCCCTGGTACAGCTATACCTGCACCAGAGATTCCTCCAGACTCCTATGATTCAAAGAAAGGCCGCCTGCTACGTTCTGGAAAAACCCATGGTACAGCTTTACCTGCACCAAAGATCTCTCCAGACTCCAATGATTTAAATAAAGGCCGACTGCTACGTTGTGGAAAAACCCTTGGTACAGCTTCACTTGCTCAAGAGAACTCTCCGAAGAAGCAACTGAAGGAAATTAAATGCAGGGTCggaaaaagacaaaacaaaagaaatcatgttaaaactagCAAAACTAAAGAAGAATCCGGTTCCCCTCTCCAGGCTTCTAAACGACTGTCTGGAGTTGAAGTTGAACCCATGCTTGACTTGGAAATTGGCAGTCGAAAGAGTGTGGTGGCATCTTTACGTGAAGTAACTAGAGGTAAAGCAACTAATTCCAATCATCAGGTACTAGAGCCTGTAGACCAAATTGGTTCTGCTTTGGAGCCGAAAACCGCAATCAGAGGTAGGGAAAGTAGAGGAGTTCAGATGGAGTGTGAAAAAGCGAACCAGAAAGATGGAGACACAAAGAAGACTCACGAGCTGGTAGAGCCTAAAATCTTAACCAGAGGTATGGAAAGTGGAGGATTGCAGTGTGAAAAGGCAAGACATAAAGATGGAGACACTGAGAAGACCAATTTGCTGGAAGACCAAATTGGTTCTTTGGAACCCAAATTTGTAACTAGAGGTAAGGGAAGTGGTGAAGTTCGATTAGAGCGTGAAAACACAAGCCGTAAAGTTGGAGGTGCGGAGATGATCGATGGGCTGGTAGACCGAATTGGTTCTGCTTCGGAACCCAAATCCTTAACTAGTGGTAAAAAAAGTGGAAAAGTTCAGTTAGACTGTAAAAGAACAAATCATATAGATGGAAATACGGAAAATACTCATGAGCTGGTAAACGGAATTGGTTTTGCTTTGGAGCCCAAAACCATAACTGAAGGTGTGTACAGTGGAGAAGTGCAATTGGAGTGTGAAAAAGCAATCCATACAGATAGAGTCACGGAGAAGATCAGTGAGAAACCAGCTTGTTTGATGGACTTGCCATTTGGAGATATCTGGCGTGATCCATGCTTGGAATTTGCAGTCAAAACTCTTATAGGAGAAACCAAAATCCTAAGTGGCGGCAAGGAAAATGGAGAAACTCTGTTGGAGTGTAAACAAGAGATCCATAAAGATAGAGGCATGGAGAAGACTATTGAGAAACCAGAATGTTCGATGAACTTGCCATTTGGAGATTCCTGGCCAGATCCATGCTTGGAGTTTGCATTCAAAACTCTTACAGGGGATCCCCAAATCTTACCTAATGAAAGTGGAGAAGTTCAGCTGGAGTGTGGAAAGGCGATCCATCAAAATAGAGACATGGAGAAGATCAATGAGAAACCAGAATGTTCAATGAGCTTGCCATTTGAAGATATCTGGCGTGATCCATGCTTGGAATTTGCATTCAAAACTCTTACGGGGGATTCCAAAACCATATCTGCAGGTAAGGAAAGTGGAGAAGATAAGTTGGATTGTGAAAAGGCAATAGGTAAAGATAAAGACACAGAGAAGACCAATGGAAAACCAGAATGTTCGATGAACTCGCTATTTGGAAATTCCTGGCCTGATCCGTGCTTAGAATTCGCATTTGAAACACTTACAGGGGGATCCAAAACCATATTTGTAGGTAATGGAAGTGTTGAAGTCCAGTCACAGTGTGAAAAAGCAACCTGCACAGCTAGAGACATGGAGAAGACCAAAGAGAAACCAGAATGTTCGTTGAACTTGCCATTTGGCGATTCCTGGCCTGATCCATGCTTAGAGTTTGCAATCAAAACGCTTACAGGGGATTTTCCCATGGAAGGTGATTTGACAATTCAAGATTATTTCCATCCAAGTCAAACCCCAAATACAAGAGACAATGGAGTAAATGGGTCTTGCCAAATTAGCAATCAGTTCAGGTTTGATCCACCTGAAAAGTCAGCGTCCCAGCTTCAGTTGCAGAAGAGTCCAGGGTTTTCAGCTCAAGGTAATGCAAATAGGTCAACTTATGGAGCAAAGAATGGGTTCCAGCAAAAACATATTGCTGGTAATGGACAAAACTCCATAAACAGGTAA